One Ictalurus furcatus strain D&B chromosome 24, Billie_1.0, whole genome shotgun sequence DNA segment encodes these proteins:
- the LOC128600538 gene encoding interferon tau-2-like, protein MNHIELMKCVLLLVFVSSVCEAAALPSCRWAHYKELSEKSKNLLERMGGQLPQECLEGKNSSSPSFPKDVFIKAQNEDLVLVALETLSGVKKIFKNNHTLVKWESDSLAIFRSLVFRQVRKLQECAGKKFQTAMEKPADSSTATLRSFFEKLEERLKEKEFSSCAWEIVRTELQGGLEELQTVLESRN, encoded by the exons ATGAATCACATAGAGCTGATGAAGTGTGTGCTGCTGCTCGTGTTCGTGTcgagtgtgtgtgaagctgcagCCCTGCCATCCTGCCGGTGGGCACACTACAAAGAACTGAGCGAGAAGAGCAAGAACTTGCTGGAGCGTATG GGTGGCCAGTTGCCACAGGAGTGTTTAGAGGGAAAAAACAGCTCCTCTCCTTCCTTTCCAAAGGACGTGTTCATTAAAGCTCAG AATGAAGACCTGGTCTTGGTGGCTCTTGAAACTCTGAGTGGAgttaaaaaaatcttcaaaaaCAACCACACACTAGTGAAGTGGGAGAGCGACAGTCTGGCAATCTTCAGGAGCCTTGTGTTTAGACAAGTGAGAAAGCTGCAGGAATGC GCAGGGAAAAAGTTCCAGACGGCGATGGAGAAACCTGCGGACAGCAGCACTGCTACACTGAGGTCGTTTTTTGAAAAGCTGGAGGAGCGACTGAAAGAGAAG GAGTTCAGCTCGTGCGCCTGGGAGATAGTGAGAACTGAGCTTCAGGGTGGCCTCGAGGAGCTTCAAACTGTTCTAGAGAGCAGGAACTAA
- the LOC128600790 gene encoding interferon alpha-2-like, whose protein sequence is MTVKVVMCQIASFVQNEDLVLVALETLRGVATIFSNDQTSVTWDREKLGLFKSIISRQVRKLQECVSRRFPGLRSLVLTLQSKCFRICTTAGKEVQTAMEKPADSSTATLRSFFEKLEERLKEKEFSSCAWEIVRTELQGGLEKLQTFLESRN, encoded by the exons atgacagtaaaAGTCGTAATGTGTCAAATCGCTTCCTTTGTGCAGAATGAAGACCTGGTCTTGGTGGCTCTTGAAACTCTGAGAGGTGTTGCCACAATCTTCAGTAATGACCAAACATCAGTCACATGGGACAGAGAGAAACTGGGACTCTTCAAGTCTATCATAAGCAGACAAGTGAGAAAGCTACAGGAATGCGTAAGTCGGAGATTTCCTGGTCTGAGGAGTTTGGTTCTGACACTTCAGTCGAAGTGCTTCAGAATATGTACTACT GCAGGGAAAGAGGTCCAGACAGCGATGGAGAAACCTGCGGACAGCAGCACTGCTACACTGAGGTCGTTTTTTGAAAAGCTGGAGGAGCGACTGAAAGAGAAG GAGTTCAGCTCGTGCGCCTGGGAGATAGTGAGAACTGAGCTTCAGGGTGGCCTCGAGAAGCTTCAGACTTTCCTAGAGAGCAGGAACTAA
- the LOC128600537 gene encoding interferon a3-like isoform X1, translating into MDTKQSWICLYFLLFFIVQERSEACDWMISQYRAKNNFCLSLLQEMGGEIVQVNGPFPHQAYSEIEKAKAEDQVRFLAEATEQIISLFSAVSHVDRALDDFLNILKTRQLTELTKCTSTYAKRGRSPTENKLREHFRELKNFWKKANYSADSLERIRNVVRRHLWRMDFVAANVKHKLLKRTN; encoded by the exons ATGGACACCAAACAATCATGgatctgtctttattttctgctgtttttcatcgTGCAGGAGCGAAGCGAAGCCTGCGACTGGATGATCAGCCAGTACAGAGCGAAGAACAACTTCTGTTTGTCACTGCTGCAGGAAATG GGTGGAGAGATTGTTCAAGTGAATGGTCCATTCCCACATCAGGCATACAGTGAAATCGAGAAGGCCAAG GCAGAAGATCAGGTGAGGTTTCTGGCTGAGGCCACGGAGCAGATCATCAGTCTCTTCAGTGCTGTGTCTCATGTGGACAGGGCACTGGATGATTTCCTGAACATACTTAAGACCCGGCAGTTAACAGAGCTTACAAAATGT ACATCGACATATGCTAAAAGAGGACGCTCACCCACTGAGAACAAACTGAGAGAACACTTCAGGGAGTTGAAGAATTTCTGGAAAAAAGCT AACTACAGCGCAGACTCTTTGGAGCGAATCAGGAATGTGGTACGGCGTCACCTTTGGCGGATGGACTTCGTTGCTGCCAATGTGAAGCATAAACTACTGAAAAGGACCAACTAA
- the LOC128600537 gene encoding interferon a3-like isoform X2 — translation MISQYRAKNNFCLSLLQEMGGEIVQVNGPFPHQAYSEIEKAKAEDQVRFLAEATEQIISLFSAVSHVDRALDDFLNILKTRQLTELTKCTSTYAKRGRSPTENKLREHFRELKNFWKKANYSADSLERIRNVVRRHLWRMDFVAANVKHKLLKRTN, via the exons ATGATCAGCCAGTACAGAGCGAAGAACAACTTCTGTTTGTCACTGCTGCAGGAAATG GGTGGAGAGATTGTTCAAGTGAATGGTCCATTCCCACATCAGGCATACAGTGAAATCGAGAAGGCCAAG GCAGAAGATCAGGTGAGGTTTCTGGCTGAGGCCACGGAGCAGATCATCAGTCTCTTCAGTGCTGTGTCTCATGTGGACAGGGCACTGGATGATTTCCTGAACATACTTAAGACCCGGCAGTTAACAGAGCTTACAAAATGT ACATCGACATATGCTAAAAGAGGACGCTCACCCACTGAGAACAAACTGAGAGAACACTTCAGGGAGTTGAAGAATTTCTGGAAAAAAGCT AACTACAGCGCAGACTCTTTGGAGCGAATCAGGAATGTGGTACGGCGTCACCTTTGGCGGATGGACTTCGTTGCTGCCAATGTGAAGCATAAACTACTGAAAAGGACCAACTAA